One region of Anoplopoma fimbria isolate UVic2021 breed Golden Eagle Sablefish chromosome 10, Afim_UVic_2022, whole genome shotgun sequence genomic DNA includes:
- the npvf gene encoding pro-FMRFamide-related neuropeptide VF: protein MLTTGFLSVLLMLGGLGGAAASDLQVYGKSISSDKTLLSSSDGGHTVKKQPHQQTKSDIRRILDFESFNVRVTPSTNKISLPNIMKLYPPTAKPLHLHANMPMRFGRESVPGDDRVPNSTPNMPQRFGRSWGVIQMCAESPEVREALDPVMPQRFGRSSPYRRFLGTLVNAKLLDTGLHRAEDFDFTTSSEEVEMQKKSFRG, encoded by the exons ATGTTGACCACAGGGTTTCTGTCTGTGCTCCTGATGCTGGGGGGTCTTGGAGGAGCAGCGGCGTCTGACTTGCAGGTCTATGGGAAATCTATCAGTAGTGATAAGACTTTGCTGAGCAGCAGTGATGGAGGACACACTGTGAAGAAACAGCCACACCAACAG ACAAAGAGTGACATCCGCAGGATTTTGGATTTCGAGAGCTTCAACGTACGCGTGACCCCCAGCACCAACAAAATCAGCCTCCCGAACATCATGAAGCTCTACCCGCCCACCGCCAAGCCTCTCCACCTGCACGCCAACATGCCCATGCGCTTTGGGCGGGAGAGTGTTCCTGGTGACGACAGGGTCCCAAATTCGACCCCCAACATGCCCCAGAGGTTTGGCCGGTCCTGGGGCGTCATTCAAATGTGTGCCGAGAGCCCTGAAGTCCGAGAAGCACTGGACCCGGTGATGCCTCAGAGATTTGGGAGGAGCAGTCCCTATAGGAGGTTTCTTGGGACTCTGGTCAATGCAAAGTTATTAGACACTGGCTTGCACCG GGCTGAAGATTTTGATTTTACAACCAGCTCAGAAGAGGTGGAGATGCAAAAGAAGTCCTTtagaggatga